The following proteins come from a genomic window of Magnetospirillum sp. WYHS-4:
- a CDS encoding hydrolase, giving the protein MLIKADRSCLLVVDIQDRLLPAMAAPERVIANATLLLKAAARLVIPVLASEQYPKGLGHTEVSVAALLPKGAVVEKMHFSCVGDDGFCLRFGELGRSQAVVVGMETHVCVLQTVLDLLGRGTEVFVVADAVSSRTEESRQMALERMRQAGARIVTAEMVAFEWLARAGTPEFKDISKLVK; this is encoded by the coding sequence ATGTTGATCAAGGCCGACCGTTCCTGCCTTCTGGTGGTCGATATCCAGGACCGGCTGCTGCCCGCCATGGCAGCGCCGGAGCGGGTGATCGCCAATGCGACGCTGCTGCTCAAGGCGGCTGCACGCCTGGTTATCCCGGTCCTGGCCTCCGAGCAATACCCGAAGGGCCTGGGCCATACCGAGGTCTCGGTGGCGGCGCTGCTGCCCAAGGGTGCGGTGGTGGAGAAGATGCATTTCTCCTGTGTCGGCGACGACGGATTCTGCCTGCGCTTCGGCGAACTGGGCCGGTCCCAGGCTGTGGTCGTCGGCATGGAGACCCATGTCTGCGTGTTGCAGACGGTGCTGGACCTGTTGGGCCGGGGGACCGAGGTCTTCGTGGTGGCCGACGCCGTTTCCTCGCGCACCGAGGAAAGCCGCCAGATGGCCCTGGAGCGCATGCGCCAAGCCGGCGCCCGCATCGTCACCGCCGAGATGGTCGCCTTCGAATGGCTGGCCAGGGCCGGCACGCCGGAATTCAAGGACATCAGCAAACTGGTGAAATGA
- a CDS encoding alpha/beta hydrolase, translating into MTPLIFLPGLLCDDALWRHQAETLADVARVQVADLTRDDNMAALARRVLDEAPDSFALAGLSMGGYVAQEILRQAPDRVERLALIDTSYLADSPEQTVRRREFIEMTRHGQFRGVTSRLLPMLIHDARLGDEDLTGTVMAMAERVGKEAFIRQQTAIMNRPDGTRDLGGIACPTLVVAGRQDQLTPPALQVEMAARIPKAALVLIEDCGHLAPLERPRTVSALLRYWLQA; encoded by the coding sequence ATGACCCCGCTGATCTTCCTGCCGGGCCTGCTCTGCGACGACGCCTTATGGCGCCACCAAGCGGAGACCCTGGCCGACGTCGCACGGGTGCAGGTCGCCGACCTGACGCGGGACGACAACATGGCGGCTCTGGCCCGCCGGGTGCTGGACGAGGCACCGGACAGCTTCGCGCTGGCCGGCTTGTCCATGGGCGGCTACGTGGCCCAGGAGATCCTGCGCCAGGCCCCCGACCGGGTGGAGCGCCTGGCTTTGATCGATACGTCCTATCTGGCCGACAGCCCGGAACAGACCGTGCGTCGCCGCGAGTTCATCGAGATGACCCGGCACGGGCAGTTCCGCGGCGTCACCTCGCGGCTTTTGCCGATGCTCATCCACGACGCCCGCTTAGGCGACGAGGACTTGACCGGAACCGTCATGGCCATGGCCGAACGAGTGGGCAAAGAAGCCTTCATCCGCCAGCAGACGGCGATCATGAACCGGCCCGACGGCACCCGCGACCTGGGTGGCATCGCCTGCCCGACCCTGGTTGTCGCCGGCCGGCAGGACCAACTCACCCCGCCCGCCCTGCAAGTGGAAATGGCGGCCCGCATCCCCAAGGCCGCCCTGGTGCTGATCGAGGACTGCGGCCACCTGGCGCCCCTGGAACGGCCCCGGACGGTCAGCGCCTTGCTGCGCTACTGGCTACAGGCCTGA
- a CDS encoding gamma carbonic anhydrase family protein encodes MAGLIYPYNGVLPRIAPGAFVAPTAVVAGDVQVGTDSGIWFGCILRGDVNAIRIGERTNIQDGTIVHVSSRANPTYIGSDVTIGHGAIIHACMLEDGCFVGMGATVLDGAVVAVGAMVAAGALVPPGKVVTPGQLWAGMPAKPVRDLTESDRRTMAATVPHYVELARQYLKEIG; translated from the coding sequence ATGGCAGGCCTGATCTATCCCTATAACGGAGTCCTGCCCCGCATCGCACCCGGGGCCTTCGTCGCGCCGACGGCGGTGGTGGCGGGCGACGTGCAGGTCGGCACCGACAGCGGCATCTGGTTCGGCTGCATCCTCCGGGGCGACGTCAACGCGATCCGCATCGGTGAGCGGACCAATATCCAGGACGGCACGATCGTGCACGTCTCCAGCCGCGCCAATCCCACCTATATCGGCTCCGACGTCACCATCGGGCATGGAGCGATCATCCACGCCTGCATGCTGGAAGACGGCTGCTTCGTCGGCATGGGCGCCACGGTGCTCGACGGGGCGGTGGTCGCCGTCGGCGCCATGGTGGCGGCCGGCGCCCTGGTGCCGCCCGGCAAGGTGGTCACGCCCGGTCAGCTCTGGGCCGGCATGCCCGCCAAGCCGGTACGCGACCTCACGGAATCCGACCGCCGGACCATGGCCGCCACCGTCCCCCACTACGTCGAACTGGCCCGTCAGTACCTCAAGGAGATCGGATAG